Genomic window (Cuculus canorus isolate bCucCan1 chromosome 15, bCucCan1.pri, whole genome shotgun sequence):
gggcttcacGGCCCTCAGGTCGTGCTCTGCTACTCAATGCTGTCAAGCTGACTTCCAGTTTGTAAGCAACAAAACACAACCCACCATAACCCACCACCCAGGCAAGCAAATACAGCGATCACAATTCCACTTTCTGCAACTATTTCCAAGCTGCAAACTCAGGCATTACAAATGTGACTCCACTCACACGGAAAAGGAATTACCGCTGCCCACCCTCCACAGTCTCTTCCAGCGGCACAGGGAATATTACCCATCCCAAAGACAGGAGGGCTTACAGCTTAAGCTGGAAATTGTTTTCAAGCCTTGAGTTGTTTTCACATGTGCCCGTAATGCTAGCTACTAGTTAACCCATTTCTATAAAGctaactatatatatatatatatttatatacaccAGATGGACGATACCTCAAAAGACAAAGTTCCTCTTACTGCAACCACAATAGCTTCTTTTTTGTGAtccaaagcaacaaaaaatggAATCTCATAGATCTAGAAGGGAAAAACGTAATAAGTAAAGACATCAACTTTTTATAAGAATAACGATTTGTTCTCACCGTCCAAAAGCTCTTATCGAGCTCTTTTTATTGTATTATGTAaaaaagctgaattattttcttatcaaaTTATTACTAATAAGTGCCCTTATTGTAATACTGAGACAGATTTATGTCAATCGTTTCGTGCTTGTTCCCttagattaggaaaaaaaataatctgaactGATTTTCAGGGCCTGTTTGCATTTGGCTTTGCATCTTTCAAGTTATAAATGCTGAAGGCAAAGTAGAAATGTCACCCCTTGCTTTCAATGAATTAATCACTAAGGTTTTTGCTGTAAGTCTGTCCATATTGTTTACCTTGTTATGAAAACTGATATGAATGAAGTCCCTGTACTGCAGTCCTGTCATTTTTAGGATGGATCCAAAGTGAAAATTATGACGATCGCTGCCAGTTATATCAGAATCTGTTGGTCTATTTCTGCAACtaccaaacaaagaaaagaaaaactttatgTTCAAATTTTTTAGGTTTCCTTTCCAGGGATCAAACTCAGTTATAATCACAAAAGGATTTCTGCTAGCAatcaaatgctgttttttttctttttttgtttgcaatagCATTAGTAGTCTGATACAAGTAGTCTACCCACAAATCTGGTTTTGCGTGAACAGCACCTACCATACATTTTCAGTTCAAGGGTTGGCAAATGCACCATAGCTACAGGACTATCAGCAGAGCAAACATTTTACTTCTGTTAACACTagttaaataaaaggaagctatatatttttaagctcTTGATCGAACCTACCAGTCACCGCTGAGCTTACAGAGTGCAGTAAATGGGTTGGTGTATATGTAGTAGGGCCAACCAtaagcagctgcagcaaacaGCATATAGTGAGCAGCAGTCTCCAGTTCGATATCCAAATCATCCGTCTGCAAGGACACAgggcaagaaaaggaagaaaggcgTGTTAGGCAGCCCCAGAATAAAATCTGAACAGAGACTAGTCAAAATCAAGGCATGATGAAGCATGCGCTATCCCAAACCTCAAGAtctaagagaaacaaaaaatagccacttacatttcaggaaaaagtttgtgtttatttacatAGCTACACAGGCCAAGAATCTTGAAAAGCCCCCATGAAATCACTTTCTTCCAATACTTATACACTGATAAGCTCAATACTGAAAACAACATTAACTCCAATCAAGTCACTTAAGGATGGCAAAGGAATGGCTAAGGGCCTCTCTGGTAAGGATTTTTAAAGCATGACCTCATCACATTAGGTGGATTCAAAAGCAAGTTGACAGGAATGCATTGGTTGAAGTTGAATTATATATGTAAAGCACAATCCAACAGGTGGTAAAATAATTTACGGAGGCATTTTACCACAGCAGACCAGCAAAAATCAGACAGCAAACTGTCCCCATGCATCtgcaagcatttaaaagattctggttttgcttcttaCCTTGCCTGGATATTTGCAGCAGACATAATTTCAACAGACACAATACTAAAAGATCAGCTTTTCAGTTCTGTGCAATAGTactaattttctctctgctccctttctctcccagcTCTTCAATGATGATCAAATGTTCTAACTGGTTCTTTTTAGTACTTAATTCCCCATTCACATCTAAGTTCTACTTACGCAAAAGTAGACAAATGTTTTGACTGCAAATTCATCAAGGTGTTTTCacatatatattaataatttaaattgttGTGAATTTTTATAGGAATGTTTTATCTCATtaataaaaaccacaaacaccaaaaaacaaATTGCACAAAGAACTGTATTTCAATTTGCTCTGGCATCATCTCCTAGAGTAACTGCACCAGAGGCTGCAACAACCCTATCTTACCACGAGAGATGATGGAGAATGACAAAGGACTTCTTCAGGGTCTTTTGGGCAACTTTCCATTTTATCTTGCTCTTGGTGGAGCAGAGTCAAACCGGCTGCTATGTCACTGGGCACCAGATCAGTGTCCTGGGCAAAGAAACAGGAGCgcttaaaaaaatcccacttcaACACGGCAAGACTATCTCATAGGAAAATGCACGaggaattatatttttctcagtttatagAAATACATTTCACTTGGAGACAACGTGCACTGGACAAACAGGTCACAGCAGCATCTAACCTCCCACCGCTTCTGTACATATTGGATGTTTTCTCCAATAACACTGATGCCAATTCTACACATGAATTTGATCACTTAACAAAATACTCGACAGAGGACCCACTTAGCCATATAGCAAATAACGATTCAGACATTATTGATCACCGTTCTATACCACTATGTGAAAAGCCCTCTATACTGAGAACGAAGAAGGGTGTTACACAGGAGAAGGCTTAATGGTTTTTATTCAGCTACCTGGGGCAATCACCTCTCCGTATGACTTACACCCTTTACGCTCCAAACCGCTGAGCCCGCTGTAGCTATAAACCAGCATGCCCAAGTACTGCTTAATAAACAAGAAGCACTAGGTTTGAAATCGTGAACAGATTTCAAAACCAACATTTAACTACGACTGCCCAAGCAGCAGGAGACATAAATTTGAGCTTTGGCTGGCTGTGCAGACTCCAAATTGGCAGCTGCAATCTGTTTCCAAAAGGCAACTTAAAGCACGTGCACACTCTAGTCTGGTACCCGCTTGGAGGTGGCTCTGATGGGAAGACTGCCTTAACATGATGCGGggctcatttttttaatagtcaGAAAGTAGTCTGATTCTTTGCTATAGGTATGACTCCTTACTCATCATTAGTAGGAAAAACATCTGGATCTGCACATATTGAGGAAAAGAAACTCACTCTTATTCTCCCGATTAGATACTCGCCTAAGGAGAAAGAACACTGTCTTCCtggcagcctaatctagtgggacgtgtccctgcccatcgcagtggggttggaactagatgatctttaaggtcccttccaactcaaactattctatgattctatgattctcacaGACCTTCCCACATGCAAAGGCAAAGAAACCTTTGTTAAAGGGAAAATCCGTGTTGTACACCTCATATGAGAATCACCTTTAAGCTTGAAACTGGCCTATTCAAAACCTGATTTCACGGCACCCGGGAGTAGGAAGCTCTGGCTGAACAAAGGTACATGTGTGCTGCAACATCTGCAAACTCAGAGTTAGTGAaaacagaacataaaaaaacctCTCCATCTTACTGAAAAGTAGTTGCGGAAAAGTTCTGCAATACTGGTAAAAGCCACTCGATGGTCATCATCTTGCACGATACAACAACACAGTAATCTAATTCTTTTTTCCCAGACTCTGGTGGCAGTGTTCTTCACATTATACAGCAACTGCCCTGACTGACTGCTTTCCAGGTTCCGATCTACACCACTGGTGAGGTAAAACGTCTTTTTGCCCCCAAGTGGATCAAAGACGATTAGAATTCCAATGACAGTAAAGATGATGATAACccagctgcaaaacagaaggaagtgGGATGAAAGGTTGTAAAACCAGATACTTCTGACAAGTATGCAAGAAAACACAACGAAAGATTATAACAGACAGGAAACAGTTAGGTAAGAAATACTCTGTGAACACTATCTGTTCCTCTCCTAAGTGTGCATGTTTTGTTATTGGGCCTTCAATGCACTACGCACAAGACCGAGGCAGCCAGCTGATTTCACAGAACACTTTGGAACTTTGGAAACAGCAACCCAGATGTGTGAAAGCTCTATTTTCCACTACCAGTTCAGTTCAGTTACTACACACTTCACATTTATCCATTTTTCTACATTCCCACCTGTCCTTCTTACCCTTTTCGATCTTCAGCTCCTTTCCTTCACTCTAGTACATGCTCTCTCAAGGCAAGTAGTTCAAGCTTGTTTAAGGAAAGGATATAAACTCATTCTAGCTGTCTAGatttaaaaattcttctccTTTCACAATCAAAACCCTTCTGTGAGAAACTACAATAATTTATAAGAAATATCAAAGTCTCCAACTGCTGGAAAAGCCTTCGATAAACAcatagaaaacatatttaagcagtattttctgtttcatgtacACTAACAAGCTTAGATTTCAGGGGAAGCACCTTTACCTTGCAATAACTGTCACAAGGATGATATTTATCACAGTCTTCTCACAGTGCACACTGCTGTCAGACACCCACACAGCTCCTACAACAGCCCAGATGAATTCAGGCAAATAGAGAAATAGGCGAATATAAAGTAGCTTGGGAAGTGATTTTCTCGGGCCTGGATTAGAAATCGTTCctgaaaatacaaggaaaattttaaacaagaactgtttacaaaagctttttCAGTACATAAAATGCTACCCGGATACACGATCCCTCCgagttttgcagaaagaaacttAATTGAAACTATATTTTCATACCAACAGAAAGCTATCACTGAAGCTGAGACAAACACCAAATCACTCTCTAGTAAGAGACAGCTCTGCAGTGAACTTGAGGCAGTAGTGCTGTCCCCAGCATAAGCCAAAGCTGAATTCTGGAGTGTTGGCTCACCTACAGTTCCCTTAAACTTCTGGTTTCATTATtattctgtttgggtttttgctgactgagtatttcatttttagatgCCACTTTGCTGAGTTACAATGAACGTGCTGTTTACTGAGTCACTGAACAATAAAttccttcacatttttatttaggAGAAGGAAAGTAGGGCCATTACCAAGACAAACACTTCTTAGACTATTTTCTGTACTGTCAGCTTACTAATCACCTCTTACTTTTAGTACTCCTAGATAATAAAAAAGGGAGTAATTTTTGGCAGCTCAGCTCCTTAAACCAGCTCGTTGATCACAAGACGATGAGGTAGCGGGGCGTGAGGATAATCTGTAAAGGCTTAAAATtctgcagaacaaaaaataactttggaAACTCTTTTCCAATTGTAAAGTTGTGGTTCACATCCAGTGacaaagctgtttaaaaagCCCCTGATTCAGTGGTTCCTTATTCCCACTCCCAGGTTGCAGCCTGTACTGTAGCAGCATGCTTGCTTATACAGACATAATCAGAAACTGTGGCTCCTGAAAACGgctcctttcccttccagctCCGTAATCCAGTGTGTGAGTTCTCCAGTCAGGTTCACCACTGGGATCACTAACACTCATGGCAGTTCAGTGCAAGCAACAGTGCAAGAACCACTGCTTCCAAACCCACAGGTTACAACCACAATCCAAGACATCTCACCGTTGATTTTCTTGGAAATTCAGCCTCAGAATTTCCCCCAAGCTACCCAATGCAGCTAACGAACTTCTGCGAGATACGGCTACATCCGCCCATGCAGAGCAAGCCTAATGCGATACTTCAGATGTGAAACAAACTTGGGATAAATTCCCTCATTTCCTGTTAGACTGAGCGGTGCCCCATTCGAGGTCACGTACTGATGGTGAATGCGGAGAAAGTTTTCAAGATACTCCGACGGCAACGAATGTATCACCATCAGCTGCACTAAAGCTGTTGTGCCCACTTATTATTTTAGATTTCCGACTTACAGAAATAATACCATTACAGCAAAAATACCAACGCTGACAGCTTCTCAGGTCTGACTACcattaaagcaatatttttttttgcagtttttttctgttaacagcAACTCCATATTAAAACGAGCAAACACACCACCATCCTGCCaggcaaatataaaatatgaacTATTTACCTTGCATGCTGACGTATACAAGAGCAGATATCACACATATTATAGAAGCGAGGAGAACAAGGAGGATGAGCAAGTAGGTGCGCAGCAATCCTCCCCCAAGACAGTTAAAGTGCCCCTTGTGAACGGTGTAAAGAACGAGAATGCCGATCCACCTGCGGGAAGGCGAGAGCACAGACGTGACGGCGGGAAGGGACAAGCGCAAAGCGATCACCTGGTAAACACTCTTCATCTTAGCGAAAGCCTTCCACGAGGATTAAGGGAAGAGTTCTACGAGGACTTTGTCAGCATGAAGCGACTCTGAGCACACTCAGCGGCAGCCGCCACCGAGGCGTTCGCAGCCCGAGCACCGGGCTCGCTTCGCGGCGCCGCTCAGGGCTCCCCCCGGGCCTGAACAAAGGAATCACCGCGGGGGGTTCTGGAAGCACCGAAGCCGCCGCGATCAAACACCGCCCCCGGGTGaccccgcccggccccgcgggGAGCGGCCCTCACCACACCAGCCTGACGCAGAGCTCGAAGGCCCCCGGGAGGACGAAGTCGTCGCTGCCGATGGCCCAGCGCCTCCCGAACACCACCAGCCCCGGCATCCTGCGGCCCCGCGCACGGGGGGGTACGGAGGGGGGGGGCCGCGCGCGCGGGGCGCTGACGTCATGACGCACGCGCGGCGCCCCGAGCTGCCCCTCCCATTGGGCCGCGAGTGGCTGAAAGCTCCGCCTCCCTCCGGTCCTCTGCGCATGCGCGGGAGGGGGACGGGAGCGCGGGAAACCTTCCCGCCTAGGCGCGTGCGCGGGATCGCGCGGCGTCACCCGCGGCCGTAACGCGAGGGGACAGGGATCGATAACCCCAGTGGCGGCGGCTCGGTATCCGCGCAGCGCCCGGGGCGGCACAGGAACGCTGCGAAATCGTGGGGAGAGCCGAGTGACGGGGAGCTGGAAGGTGCGAGGCTGCCGCTACCGCACGGCAGCCCTCGGGCACAGCTCTGGGCGCCTCAGGGACAGCGCATCCTAAAGGGACACTTTGCAAAGTAATTAAAGGACAACACTAACAACGGTACCGGGACGGTGGAGAGCTGCCTCTCGGCCCCTCGTGTGCCCCTCCAGCTGCACCCAGGATGGGGCTCTTGCATTTCACACAATGTGGAAACAAATAACCAACCCGGATGGGGGAGAGTTCCCTCTCAGAGCAACAAGCACAGACCTCGTGTATCCCGATGGCTACAACCAGGATGGGGCTCTTGCATTTCGCTCCCGGGTCAGATCTGGGTTTCAAGCAGCAACAAAGGGACAGACACTCTGTGTAGTACCTGAGGATTAGAGACCGCAGCATCTTATCGTGCTCACTCTGCAAACCAAACCCACTGTTCACGGCTAGCGTTAGGATGATAACCGCTGCTAACCAGGAGACAACAAGACCAAACTACGTTAAACGATTTCTTGATACACAACACCCCTAAATCCTCATCTGCACCAGGCTGGAGATACTTCCGCATGTTTCCCAAGCGTGCTAAGCATTGCCTCATCCAGTGATAACACCCCTCACAGCCTTCAAAAGTTCCTGTTTCTGCAGAGTAAATAATAACATGAAGCAACTCATTCTTACTATGGTTCTTCCTCCAGTCTCAGGCTGACAGAAAGCttttaatagagaaataaaaaaaaaaaacattttcaccaTTTCATGAAGTGTTTATTGAGGATGGTAACACAGGATAAATCATGCAACAGCTCAGTAAAAAAAGGGAATCATTTAAAGGATGAAGAATGGTAACTGGTGCTGCTGATTTTgaaaagtttataaaaaaaaatatttattgtccAAAAGTGACATCAAAAACCACTGGAAGCTGAACATGGAGGTTGCTTATAAAGCATtcgttaaaaagaaaatgtagaataCTCTTTAAAACGATCACTTACAGATTACTGTAATCAACAACTTACAAGTCTCCCGTTTCTATAGTTGCAATGGTGTAGCAGGGCTGTACATCCAGGATATTTAACCTTCTTTGCCTGAACAAAGAACAAGGTCACAAACATTTGCTATTGAGCAGCACAGCTGTATCTTGCACCCCTCACGACCTGCGCCACCAAGTGCTTTCGTTATTGGGATTACCTTCCCAAACGTCACTGCAGAACAGGAAAGGGCCCATCCTTGTGGCCCCATGAGGTTTCCTTACTGTCCTCTTGCCATCAGCCTGTTTTAGAAGGGGAACAACTACAAAAAGCAACTGTTCCCCTTCTGGCACCAACTTATTTTGAATAAGGAACTCCATGTCAGCAGATGGCACGAAGACTGGGCACCAGCACATCACATCAAACATTGGTGGTTTCAGATTTAGAGTTGACATATATTCaccttttggaaagaaataaatatagtGGAATGAAAATTGAATCAAAGGGAAAGAATAGATGACTACCATCCATCAAGGACGCACAGATCTGtgcactgacaaaaaaaaaaaggaaaaaaaaaaaaaaatcagtcatttcaaagaaattcttgaaaattaaaaaaaaaaaaagtttgcactTGTTCCTGGTCATAAACAATCTCACAAAAATCTCACTTTTGGAACTATTCCAATTGAAACCATACACTGAATTTATTAATACAGTATAAGTTTCTTTATGTAAAAAATCTTTATACATagtaataaaaaagataaaggcAAGATGCATCAAACAGAAATCTGCTGGTTGTTTTTCCTCCGTTCTTACAGAGCCGCTGATGACTACCTGCGCTATAAAGAGCTGTGTTTCTGACTTTCTGTCTCAAGCATCTTCGCCTTCGCTTGTGATAAGGATTGTTCTGTCCAAGCATCCAAAAGGACAGATGCTGGTGATGTTTTTTGGCACTTACGCTGGCAAACTGAGCTTCTTTCCCTTGAGTACTGCAAGGAcaagtaggaaagaaaacagttaacaAAGATGTGATGgaggaaaagcacaaaatgttaaaactgcaaaacagaCTCACTTTGTAACAAACGCATGCACTGCAGGCAGTTCTCCTGAACTTGCCTCTCTCTCTTCAGCATAGGCTGGTAAAGGCTGATGAACTAACAACTATTCCCATCCTGCACCCTTGTGGCACCTTGGAATTCTCGCTTTTTATACTCAGGACATACGAGCTTATGACTGGTTTAAGagttacaattaaaataatactgcCTCATATAGCTGTGTAGTCATACGATGAAAGTTAGTATGTGAATAAGGGCATAATTACAAGTGCACCCAGGAGAAATGACTGCTTCCACACCTAGCATAAAAAGAAGCACCCAAAATCTTCTGGACTTTTAAGGTATTTAAACCACACAGAAACACGTCTGTAAGCACATAATTGGTACAGAACAATGTACTGTCAGGAGAAGCATGAGGATCATGCTTATCAATGGAGGAAAACAGCAACTTGTACTCAGCCACACTTACTTTAAATTTGCCAATTAACTTCATCAGACcatttatacatttatattcTATTCATACTCAAAACaatcctcaaaaaaaaccccacagtagTAGAAAGCACTCTTCATATATCCATCAAGGAGATTTCAGTGATAATTTGCATATCGAATTAACAGCTTAGTAATGTTGATAACCTGAAGCTAGAAGTTTTTGTACTACTTACCTTTTGTAACATACAAATAGAAGAAGTCACAGTACAGAACGGTCTGGACCACACCAGCAACAACAGCTATGAGGTCAAAAAATCCCTCAAAATAGTAGCGCCAAATCCAGTTGACTAAGTACAAGGCACGGTACAGACCCAAGAAGAAAAGATAGTGAGTGGTGATGGTCTCTGCTTCCCCAGTTTTGCTGATCATAAAAAGTTGAGGGAGAATAGCAACCGATTCAAGATAGATGGAGAAGGTCCAGAgaatctgaaaggaaaaaaacccacaggtaTATTTGATGGTCTTACTGATAACATAAACACAGAAGATACTTGACTTGGCTGGACTTTTCATTCTCCAACAATGTTATAAATAGGTACAGTACTTGGCAAACTATCCTTGGTACTGCAAAACCTGAGTGAATGCTTAATAATCAACCACAGCATGATATGAGGGAAGAACTCTCTTGGCAGACAGACTCCTCAAACCAGCTGCCTACTGAGCCAGCAGGCACGTGTTTATTCGTGAAGAAACTTAGGCACATCTATCAGTTCAGGATTCACATTACCACGAAACACAGCACACAGAGCTGGCACTGTGAAGAGCTGCAGGGAAGATGCAGTCCTCCCCCCCTGTCCCATTCTTCCTTCTAACTTATTGGTTGAAAGAAGGACTTAATATggaacaaaatttaaaatgacGTCTCAAAGCGTTGCAATTGAAATTGCTTTACCttctaataaaaacaatttaactccagtaaatataaaaatgaagctCAATCCACTTAAAATAAGCATCTAAATTTATTCtctattttggggaaaaattaCCTGTTTGAACTCcctaaaattatgttttaatgtattttttctgattgAAAAACATAGCTGCACTTCAAATACACTGCTATTCTTTCTAACACTCTAGACCACTTGTGATTCTACAAAATTTAAGAAGTAGTATAGTTCCTTTTGTTCTCACCAGGTGGCACCAACGATGCACAAACTGCATTCTAACAAACATGGATGCTTTTGAATCAATATAACCATCACAATGTACTGGGAAAAAAGACCTTCCGCTCACTAACAGAATCAATGTTGACAACAATGCTAGTCTCACGAGGTGCCATAAATGTGCACAGAAATCTACACTATAAAGATGCATTAAGGAAACTGGATTAGCCTGAACCATCTAAACACAGGCATCTTTCAAACATTCCTCAATGAGCCTTAAAATGCTCATCTTTGTGTTCTGAACACTTTAGAGAAAAAAGCACAGCTGCCTGCCCACAACCAACTCACCTCCAGAGGAGAGAAGTCATGATTGACAAGAAATGAGAGTCCGCCAACCGGGACTATCAGAAACTCCACTCTGAATGTATCATGGTTTCCATCATAGGTGGCCTTAAATTTCATGTAGATCAGATACACGGTGGCATACGAGCAAGCAATGTAGATAAGCtaaagagcaaggaaagaaaaaacaaaatcaaaacaatccACACAGGTTGCAGGATTAGATCAAACTCACTGAACAGAAATATTCCCAAACACTAAAAAGAATAAGTGCTGCCTTTTTTGATGATTTGTATCGTTTGTTTATGTGCTTTTGCAGTTCCAGGCTATATGGTGGTACCCAACTTTTCTTAGCAGAGTGGTAATTCAAAACCAATgactctgtgctctgctggttttgctgctttaaaaGCACTTCTGGCTGAAGTAATTGTCCAAAGTTTCTTTGAAGACCATTTCCTGAGCAGACAGAACTAAAGAACTGACTGGAGAAGGAATACCCCTTCTGCTACGGCAGGGGAAAGCACTGGCCCAACACACTTAAGTTAAAAACGTACATGTGCATACACGTAATAATGATGGAAGGGGTTTTTTCTTATGTTCAAAAACCCCATGACCGGTGTGGATCATGGCAATTAAAGCCCTATTCAACAAGCCCAACTTGGACTCAGCCATTTAACATATGACAAATCAACTGATTTGATTCCTTTAAACATCTCTAAAATATCAAGAGTGCTAAAGGGTCAGTGTTCTCCTCCAACTAAAAGGCCACAAAACCTGCAAAACTAACAGACTGTTTGAAGCACTGAACCAGGATTGAGTTTCATGTCTAGCATTgccattttttgttgttgcgGTACAGTAGAACTCATAGCTCTTTCCCATGGAACAGGcaaacagctttattttacagacaagaaaacagaattggAGAGAATACCTGACTTTCTAAAGGTCAATCTGCCATCATCAGGACAGATCTCCTCACACTGTCCTGGAGACGACATAGTACAGTAGACTTGACAAATAGTTTAGCTGCTGCCTCAGCTTCATCACAAAGACTAAATATTCCAAAGCACTTATGACATTAAATACAGGTTCTTTACAACTGAAAAGTTGTTTATAAAGGATTTAAAAACCTACTGTTTGCAGATACTACTAACCACTAGAAGTGCTGATACAAAATGCTAAAATACTTAGGGAGCTCAAAATCCAAAGACTCGTTCCTACACCAGCAACCTGGCTGACTGGAGATAAAGCACCACAGGACAGGGTATCAGATACAGGTAATCCCCTACTACCGTGGTAAACCGTTGTAATTGGTACGGTCACAGAAGACACCAGAAAGCACGAATGAATCCCAAGTTCTTACTAAAGAGTTCCTCTTGAGAATTACAGTGTGTTTGGGGTctcagaaaatattcatttttaaagataacaaaataaatgacaagAATGGTAAAAAAATGACTGCAGAGTACAATAGCACAAATGTATCCAACGCACAGGTaccatgaaaaagaaactgtaagaTAGAGAATACTACAAAtcaaaaaaatagaagtctGCAGGTTCCTAAGACAGACAGATAGTGCCaatctgtgtatttctgtatatattCCTAGAACACAAAAGAAACTAATTTCCCTAAGTATCTGAGGATTGCTGCCAGACAAATACAGAAAGTTGTTGCCTGTAGTTTAATTAGTGTCTCTAacaatactgaagaaaaacctaactgcacagaaattaacttttttgGCTGCCAGCTATGGCATTTTCCTCAGATTAGAAAGTTCATGTAGTTATAGTCTAAGCTTATTTGTACAGTAGTTCATGTTCCCTACAACTGTGTCATATTACATACTCCCAAACATACGTAGATAGAACAAGAAGCCATGTTGGGACACTCAAGCAGCTCTGTCTTGGCACTACAATAATGGGCTAAAAAGCCAATTACATCAAACAGTCTCTCTAAGCAGTAACCTTAAAACTGTAATAGAGGCTTCCATTTTGCCAGTTAACACAGGCCTTGAACAGAGGATCACTTTCATTACAGGAAAAACTCAGTTTGTAAGAAGTTGAGTATCACACCTGTCATTTCCCATATTCACTCCTTTTCTGGGTAGGAGGCTGCAGAAAAGAGACATGGTCATGATCCTGAATCACAACCAataaataaacagtgaaaaaaacctccaagcTGCTCTTTCAGTGCACCTGACAGTAGCTTTCAATATTCTCAGAAACTGCATAGGAAAAAAGCTTgtttcaagaatatttttactttatctACAGTTCTTCATCTAGACTGTTAAAACAAACCTTAAGCATACACTGTTGATTTGTTAGAAGACAACAGTTGTGAGTGGATTTAGGAGCtccaattttattttacagtattaaCCCCCTAATTCTTCAGTATGTTTTGCATTATTAACTCTCTAGTCTTTCCTCTTGGCAAAGTTATACTGTCCTCTGAATAAAGCTGAAGAGCATCAAGAAAATCCAACAAA
Coding sequences:
- the DAGLB gene encoding diacylglycerol lipase-beta; translated protein: MPGLVVFGRRWAIGSDDFVLPGAFELCVRLVWWIGILVLYTVHKGHFNCLGGGLLRTYLLILLVLLASIICVISALVYVSMQGTISNPGPRKSLPKLLYIRLFLYLPEFIWAVVGAVWVSDSSVHCEKTVINIILVTVIASWVIIIFTVIGILIVFDPLGGKKTFYLTSGVDRNLESSQSGQLLYNVKNTATRVWEKRIRLLCCCIVQDDDHRVAFTSIAELFRNYFSDTDLVPSDIAAGLTLLHQEQDKMESCPKDPEEVLCHSPSSLVTDDLDIELETAAHYMLFAAAAYGWPYYIYTNPFTALCKLSGDCCRNRPTDSDITGSDRHNFHFGSILKMTGLQYRDFIHISFHNKIYEIPFFVALDHKKEAIVVAVRGTLSFEDVLTDLSADCEDLTLEDVIENGFVHKGITQAANYIYRKLINDGILNQAFTIAPEYKLVIVGHSLGGGTASVLAIMLRNSFPTLRCYAFSPPGGLLSKSLADYTKHFIVSVIVGKDLVARLSMPNMEDLKRRIVRIVANCNRPKYQILLRGCWYEVFGGDPDDFPTELDGRNQGDLTQPLLAEESLMVHRSPSYNTLEDESHLNSPPQYPHLYLPGRIIHIVEESSCSRWCSSDIKYTARWSNQTVFSSILISPKMVTDHMPDVVLKALNSLSQEHGSCISCRAQECNTHVV
- the KDELR2 gene encoding ER lumen protein-retaining receptor 2, yielding MNIFRLTGDLSHLAAIIILLLKIWKSRSCAGISGKSQLLFAVVFTTRYLDLFTSFISLYNTSMKLIYIACSYATVYLIYMKFKATYDGNHDTFRVEFLIVPVGGLSFLVNHDFSPLEILWTFSIYLESVAILPQLFMISKTGEAETITTHYLFFLGLYRALYLVNWIWRYYFEGFFDLIAVVAGVVQTVLYCDFFYLYVTKVLKGKKLSLPA